Proteins encoded together in one Equus asinus isolate D_3611 breed Donkey chromosome 12, EquAss-T2T_v2, whole genome shotgun sequence window:
- the PTP4A3 gene encoding protein tyrosine phosphatase type IVA 3 isoform X1 — protein MARMNRPAPVEVSYKNMRFLITHNPTNATLSTFIEDLKKYGATTVVRVCEVTYDKAPLEKDGITVVDWPFDDGAPPPGKVVEDWLSLLKAKFCDDPGSCVAVHCVAGLGRAPVLVALALIESGMKYEDAIQFIRQRGRSPRSYPLQPFGDKQKPTNLSWHLVHSASAPPGMLTHGVLESCPCDCPPRSWPALVAPVGLSQPPLLGPHGDLQAHCFLVARCSRERRPGWCRGPGATAGTAGADCRGAGAALAPATLQPHPPCVCACDMYPQPRARTVEAVLPPAPLTVGSQGTAVVFSPGQACLPAEPPALRALVSICACRSSGLLRELGVCTCAHTNTHTRAHSFLSVSSLQLCEWAQIPGAAPGRGLGIPIASPHPTPH, from the exons ATGGCTCGGATGAACCGGCCCGCCCCCGTGGAGGTGAGCTACAAGAACATGCGCTTCCTCATCACGCACAACCCCACCAATGCCACCCTCAGCACCTTCATCGAG gaCCTGAAGAAGTATGGGGCCACCACCGTGGTGCGCGTGTGTGAAGTGACCTACGACAAGGCCCCACTGGAGAAGGACGGCATCACCGTCGTG GACTGGCCGTTCGATGACGGGGCGCCCCCTCCCGGCAAAGTGGTGGAGGACTGGCTGAGCCTGCTGAAGGCCAAATTCTGTGATGACCCCGGCAGCTGCGTGGCTGTGCACTGCGTGGCCGGCCTGGGACG GGCTCCTGTTCTTGTGGCGCTGGCCCTCATCGAGAGTGGGATGAAATACGAGGACGCCATCCAGTTCATCCGACA aagAGGAAGGAGCCCCAGAAGCTATCCACTCCAGCCCTTCGGTGACAAACAGAAACCCACAAACCTCTCCTGGCACCTTGTCCACTCTGCCTCCGCACCCCCGGGGATGCTCACACACGGCGTCCTTGAGAGCTGCCCTTGTGACTGCCCCCCGCGGTCCTGGCCGGCCCTCGTGGCCCCAGTCGGCCTCTCCCAGCCGCCCCTCCTCGGCCCCCATGGAGATCTCCAGGCCCACTGCTTCCTTGTGGCCCGCTGCTCCCGGGAGAGGAGGCCCGGCTGGTGCAGGGGTCCTGGGGCGACAGCAGGGACGGCCGGGGCTGACTGCAGAGGCGCTGGTGCTGCGCTGGCCCCAgccaccctccagccccacccaccgtgtgtgtgtgcgtgcgacATGTACCCGCAGCCACGTGCACGCACTGTGGAGGCTGTGCTCCCCCCTGCGCCTCTGACGGTTGGCTCCCAGGGCACAGCCGTCGTGTTCTCCCCAGGGCAGGCTTGTTTACCAGCCGAGCCGCCAGCTTTGCGTGCACTGGTGAGCATCTGTGCCTGCAGGAGCTCTGGCCTCCTCAGGGAGCTCGGCGtgtgcacatgcgcacacacaaatacacacactcGTGCACACTCTTTTCTGTCTGTGAGCTCACTGCAGCTCTGCGAATGGGCACAGATCCCAGGAGCAGCACCAGGGCGAGGGCTGGGCATCCCCATagcctcccctcaccccacccctcacTGA
- the PTP4A3 gene encoding protein tyrosine phosphatase type IVA 3 isoform X2 translates to MARMNRPAPVEVSYKNMRFLITHNPTNATLSTFIEDLKKYGATTVVRVCEVTYDKAPLEKDGITVVDWPFDDGAPPPGKVVEDWLSLLKAKFCDDPGSCVAVHCVAGLGRAPVLVALALIESGMKYEDAIQFIRQKRRGAINSKQLTYLEKYRPKQRLRFKDPHTHRTRCCVM, encoded by the exons ATGGCTCGGATGAACCGGCCCGCCCCCGTGGAGGTGAGCTACAAGAACATGCGCTTCCTCATCACGCACAACCCCACCAATGCCACCCTCAGCACCTTCATCGAG gaCCTGAAGAAGTATGGGGCCACCACCGTGGTGCGCGTGTGTGAAGTGACCTACGACAAGGCCCCACTGGAGAAGGACGGCATCACCGTCGTG GACTGGCCGTTCGATGACGGGGCGCCCCCTCCCGGCAAAGTGGTGGAGGACTGGCTGAGCCTGCTGAAGGCCAAATTCTGTGATGACCCCGGCAGCTGCGTGGCTGTGCACTGCGTGGCCGGCCTGGGACG GGCTCCTGTTCTTGTGGCGCTGGCCCTCATCGAGAGTGGGATGAAATACGAGGACGCCATCCAGTTCATCCGACA GAAGCGGCGCGGAGCCATCAACAGCAAACAGCTCACCTACCTGGAAAAGTACCGGCCTAAACAGAGACTGCGGTTCAAAGACCCGCACACACACAGGACCAGATGCTGTGTCATGTAG